Proteins from one Ictidomys tridecemlineatus isolate mIctTri1 chromosome 14, mIctTri1.hap1, whole genome shotgun sequence genomic window:
- the LOC144370309 gene encoding uncharacterized protein LOC144370309 — MRGSLPPVPHRSSAPGAPANLTPLRHSGGSRAPLAMASWKAAAAPRSEPDAWRCLVRSSRLRRRLAATRAAPPATGSAELTNYRSRSRPVPSMPSATSRAARRRGAARGVAAGFSRQPRPGAGRGASQWEPLHPPAEDHGVAVVRPGVPHSASAASGRGSVAPRAPHQHA, encoded by the coding sequence ATGCGGGGCTCCCTCCCACCCGTGCCCCACCGCTCCAGCGCTCCGGGTGCTCCCGCTAACCTGACACCGCTGCGCCACTCAGGTGGTAGCCGTGCACCCCTCGCCATGGCCAGCTGGAAAGCTGCCGCAGCGCCGCGCTCTGAGCCCGATGCCTGGAGGTGCCTAGTGCGGTCAAGCCGCCTCCGCCGGCGCCTCGCAGCTACGCGGGCTGCGCCACCGGCGACCGGGAGTGCGGAGCTTACCAACTACAGGAGCCGGAGCCGGCCGGTGCCGAGCATGCCCAGTGCGACTAGCCGGGCGGCGCGGAGGCGCGGGGCCGCGCGGGGTGTTGCCGCCGGGTTTTCGCGGCAGCCGCGTCCGGGGGCGGGGCGCGGGGCGAGCCAGTGGGAACCGCTGCATCCACCCGCAGAGGACCACGGAGTGGCTGTTGTGCGCCCCGGAGTCCCTCATTCAGCGAGCGCAGCCTCTGGGCGGGGCTCAGTGGCCCCCAGGGCTCCGCACCAGCACGCCTAG